One window from the genome of Brachyhypopomus gauderio isolate BG-103 unplaced genomic scaffold, BGAUD_0.2 sc82, whole genome shotgun sequence encodes:
- the tmem200cb gene encoding transmembrane protein 200C, translating into MIATGGLLRISRRQDSLRAKNRAENKRRRKVKKKRKTDVVVVKGKLQLVSVSGLVAAAGVAILMLGVSMAVLGYWPRENSAFPQVSPRQNKNVPRAASNFTSNTELWVQAWRNSSGPAGNNGTKPDYRPAGFFRGLFTGYLHSDNLKVSGPLVMGVGIFLFICANAVLHENRDKTTKIINLRDIYSTVIDIHSMRSKDCPPLNGLLSCTLPEDRELKSIGYGAAVPSRGSWPSTGSGMDAEYQRASYARKCSWTRDRQSFTDTVYSIYRDQASCEEPTPAPKEWETLSIVTSSVNAFTLPVIKLNNHEMEAREEEERIPPVEGAPSGLEGEAKPWHPGSMDLSSMQTKAEVLRLGLSASHDSKLLGEARVASQTHRKQLLLPSPGNKVLGSHLSLNALSDLSPGRHEERSRRFSCPRLDRSGSKGYIKLTELGGDSFEAPDGAPESGADGPAEARAEREA; encoded by the coding sequence ATGATAGCCACAGGCGGTCTCCTGCGGATCTCCCGGCGCCAGGATTCGCTGCGCGCCAAGAACCGGGCGGAGAACAAACGACGGAGGAAAGtcaagaagaagaggaagactgacgtggtggtggtgaaggggaAGCTGCAGCTGGTCTCCGTCTCGGGCCTGGTGGCCGCGGCCGGAGTCGCCATCTTGATGCTGGGCGTATCCATGGCCGTCCTGGGCTACTGGCCCAGAGAAAACTCTGCCTTTCCGCAGGTCTCGCCGAGGCAGAACAAGAACGTCCCTCGGGCGGCTTCGAACTTCACGAGCAATACTGAGCTGTGGGTGCAGGCGTGGAGAAACAGCAGCGGGCCAGCgggcaacaatggaaccaaacCCGACTATCGCCCGGCCGGCTTCTTCCGAGGCCTCTTCACCGGCTACCTGCATTCGGACAACCTGAAGGTGTCTGGGCCGCTGGTCATGGGTGTCGGCATCTTCCTGTTCATCTGTGCCAACGCCGTGCTCCACGAGAACCGGGACAAGACAACCAAGATCATTAACCTGAGGGACATTTACTCAACGGTCATTGACATCCATAGCATGCGCTCCAAAGACTGCCCGCCTCTAAACGGTCTACTCAGCTGTACCCTCCCCGAGGACCGGGAGCTTAAGTCGATCGGCTACGGCGCTGCAGTGCCTTCCCGAGGTTCCTGGCCCTCTACGGGATCCGGTATGGACGCCGAGTACCAGAGAGCGTCGTACGCTCGGAAGTGCAGTTGGACGAGGGACAGGCAGTCATTTACCGACACGGTTTATAGCATTTACAGAGACCAGGCCAGCTGCGAAGAGCCCACACCTGCTCCCAAGGAGTGGGAGACGCTTTCCATAGTCACCTCGTCAGTCAACGCGTTCACTCTGCCTGTGATTAAGCTCAACAATCACGAAATGGAGgcgagagaagaggaggaaagGATACCGCCTGTGGAGGGCGCCCCCAGTGGCCTGGAGGGGGAAGCGAAGCCGTGGCACCCGGGCTCCATGGACCTCTCTTCCATGCAAACCAAAGCCGAGGTGCTGAGGTTGGGTTTGTCGGCATCCCACGATTCCAAGCTCTTGGGCGAGGCGCGGGTGGCGTCCCAAACACACAGGAAGCAACTGCTGCTCCCCAGCCCGGGGAACAAAGTCCTGGGGTCCCACCTGTCCTTGAACGCCCTGTCTGACCTGAGCCCCGGGCGACATGAGGAGAGATCACGGAGGTTCAGCTGCCCAAGGCTGGACCGCTCCGGCAGTAAGGGCTACATCAAATTGACCGAACTGGGTGGAGACTCATTTGAGGCCCCCGATGGGGCACCAGAATCGGGGGCAGATGGACCCGCGGAGGCACGGGCTGAAAGGGAGGCGTAG